In Pirellulales bacterium, a single window of DNA contains:
- a CDS encoding general secretion pathway protein GspK: protein MNDKVSPARQPRGGFVLVVVLIVIAMLSFGGYAFSELMLAEHKAARLQGESVQARALAQSGVELASAYLSLPAKERQEFGGHLQNPERFQGVLVMGGEAGERVGRVTLIAPPRVEETPPKLRFGLATESSRLNLATLLDWEAAQPGAARAALLNLPAMTEDLADAILDWIDADDAPREFGAESEHYDKLEPAYSPPNRVPATLDELLWVRGVTRALLYGEDRNRNGYVDAHELDLADPARDQQKSSGPFGWAAYLTLASAEGGAAAGQAKIDLNSDDLKKLYDDLLRALDQEAATFIVAYRQFGPYAGSAANSDGQPLPPDLELPAKFRIESVLDLIAARVQVAHPNLPPLVLPSPFANERAAMQEYLPRLSDLTTTAGGRVVGRINVNEAPREVLMCVPGIGAGLVEDIISKRGREPEAISEERRHVTWLLTEGLVDLEQMKQLAKFLTAGGDVFRAQTIGYLADGPICRAEFVLDATEGRARLVSWIDLERLGRGYDYELLGNNLATNSRPNTPTP from the coding sequence ATGAACGATAAAGTCTCGCCTGCCCGTCAGCCGCGCGGCGGGTTTGTGCTGGTGGTGGTGCTCATTGTCATTGCGATGCTCAGTTTTGGCGGCTACGCCTTTAGCGAGTTGATGCTCGCCGAGCACAAGGCCGCGCGCTTGCAGGGCGAAAGTGTCCAAGCGCGGGCATTGGCGCAGTCGGGGGTCGAGTTGGCCAGCGCCTACCTTTCGTTGCCGGCCAAGGAGCGGCAGGAGTTTGGCGGCCATCTGCAAAATCCGGAGCGCTTTCAAGGCGTGTTGGTGATGGGGGGAGAGGCCGGAGAGCGCGTCGGGCGGGTGACATTGATCGCGCCGCCGCGCGTGGAAGAGACGCCGCCGAAGCTGCGTTTTGGCTTGGCGACGGAATCGTCGCGCCTGAATTTAGCGACGCTGCTCGACTGGGAGGCCGCGCAGCCTGGCGCGGCCCGCGCCGCGCTGTTGAACTTGCCCGCCATGACCGAAGACCTGGCCGACGCAATCTTGGATTGGATCGACGCGGACGACGCGCCGCGCGAGTTTGGGGCGGAGAGTGAGCACTACGACAAGCTAGAGCCGGCATACAGCCCGCCTAACCGCGTGCCAGCCACATTGGACGAACTATTGTGGGTGCGCGGCGTGACGCGGGCGCTGCTCTACGGCGAAGACCGCAACCGCAACGGCTATGTCGATGCGCATGAGCTCGACCTGGCCGACCCCGCGCGCGACCAACAAAAGTCCTCCGGCCCCTTTGGCTGGGCGGCGTATCTCACGCTGGCCAGCGCCGAGGGGGGCGCGGCGGCGGGGCAAGCGAAGATCGATCTCAATAGCGACGATCTCAAGAAGTTATACGACGACCTGCTGCGCGCGCTCGATCAGGAAGCGGCGACATTCATCGTGGCCTATCGGCAGTTTGGCCCCTATGCCGGCTCTGCGGCCAACAGTGATGGTCAACCGCTTCCCCCCGATCTTGAGTTGCCGGCCAAGTTTCGGATCGAGTCGGTGCTCGATCTGATTGCCGCTCGGGTGCAGGTGGCGCATCCCAACTTGCCGCCGCTAGTGCTCCCCTCTCCGTTCGCCAATGAGCGCGCCGCCATGCAAGAGTATTTGCCGCGGCTATCCGACCTGACCACGACTGCCGGCGGTCGGGTCGTGGGGCGGATCAACGTGAACGAGGCGCCGCGCGAGGTGCTGATGTGCGTGCCCGGCATTGGCGCCGGCTTGGTGGAAGACATCATCTCCAAGCGCGGTCGCGAGCCAGAGGCGATCAGCGAAGAACGTCGGCATGTGACTTGGCTGCTTACCGAGGGGCTCGTTGATCTGGAACAAATGAAGCAATTAGCCAAGTTTTTGACCGCTGGCGGAGATGTATTTCGAGCGCAAACCATTGGCTATCTTGCAGATGGGCCAATTTGTCGGGCCGAGTTTGTGCTCGATGCTACCGAGGGGCGCGCGCGGCTGGTATCCTGGATAGACCTGGAGCGGCTCGGTCGAGGATACGACTACGAACTGCTAGGGAACAATCTCGCCACGAATTCACGCCCCAACACTCCCACCCCATAA